The DNA region GTAGTGGGCTGGTTCCAGCCCCATCCCCAACCGGGTCCGAAGCCGCCCCAAGGGCCCCATCCGCCCCATCCCCAGGCACCGTAGCCCCAGGCATTGTTGTAAACATCAACACGTTGTTGCGATTTGGTGAACAAACTAACCAATAAATCGGGGTTTTCAGATTTTGTAAATCCTTTTGCTAAAAGTTCAGCCTCAATAGCGCGTAAAATTCGGCGTTTGTCTAAATCGCTTATTTCAGCTTTATCGATACCTGTTTTAAAAAAAGCAAAGGTTTTGTAGTCGTTAAATGTGGCGTTTTTGTCGTAATCGGCAGCTGTTCTTATGGAGCTGCACGAAGTTATCACCATAAGCAAGACCAAAATAGGTAAGGTTTTTAGTAAATTTTTCATAGCAAAATAAAGTTAAAGGTTCTCAAGTTTAATGCATTTTATTTATAAATAGCATCAAGAATCATACCAAGGGTTATGGTTTTTGCGTGTTCGTTTTTCTATCATAGCCGTAGGGGCAATGTCTGCATCCGCTTTCGCAGCAGTACCCTCGTTTTAAGTGGTATTGCTCGGTAAAACAGCGGTAACCTTCGGGCGTTAAGTAATAATCGCCTTCTTCAATGGGGACAATCTTTTTCATCTCATACAAAGATAGTGTAAATTGGATTGATTTTTGATTGCTGTAAAACATGATTTTAATTTCAAAATATTTAGTGCCGAGAGGTTATACGGGCATGGCCATTTTTCCTTTTGTGTTTTTAAAATCGAAAGGTTTAAAGGGCGATAAGCAGCTTTTGAATCACGAAAACATCCATTTGCGACAGCAGTTGGAACTTTTGGTGATTCCGTTTTATGTATGCTATATTTTGGAATTTTTAATCCGGCTCGTTCAATTTAAAAATTGGCAAGAAGCCTATCGGAATATTTCTTTCGAAAGAGAAGCTTTTGCCAATGAAAACCGTTTAGATTATCTTAAAAATCGACCATTTTGGGCTTTTTTGAAGTATCTTCGCAGCCATGGAATTCAGTCTTCAAAACAGTGTAAACCAACAAATTTTTCTTCCAAAGGAAAAGGAAATTGAACTGTTTGTAAAGCGGGAAGATCGCATTCATCCTTTCGTTTCTGGAAATAAGTATAGAAAATTAAAGTACAATTTAATTGAAGCCAAAAATCAAGGTTTTAAAACGTTGCTGACCTTTGGTGGGGCATTTTCAAACCACATTGCGGCAGTGGCTTCGGCGGGCAGCGGTTTGGGGTTTAATACCATTGGAATTATCCGCGGGGAAGAACTTGGCGATAAAATTAATGACAACCCAACACTAAAATTCGCTCAACAAAACGGTATGCAATTTAAGTTTGTGCCGCGCGATGTGTATAGAAACAAAAATGCCGAAGCGTTTATAAATGAGTTGAAAGACGAATTTGGAGCTTTTTATACCATTCCCGAAGGTGGTACCAACGCTTTGGCTGTTAAGGGCTGCCAAGAGATTTTGAATGAAGCAGACGGACAATTCGATTATATTTGTTGTGCTGTGGGAACCGGCGGAACCATTTCGGGCCTCATTAATGGGATGAAACCCGGACAGCATGTTTTGGGGTTTCCGGCGTTAAAAGGGCAGTTTTTACAAGAAGATATTAGTAAATTTGCAATCAACAGTCAATGGGAACTCATTACCGATTACCATTTTGGAGGTTACGCTAAAATAAACGCCGAATTGGTGGCGTTTATCAATCAGTTTAAAGCCCAAAACCAAGTGCTTTTAGACCCGGTTTATACGGGAAAAATGCTGTTTGGGATTTTCGATTTGATTGAAAAAAGTTATTTTCCGAAAGGAACAAAAATATTGGCCATCCATACTGGAGGTTTGCAGGGCATTGACGGGATGAACCAACTATTGAAAAAGAAAAATTTACCGATAATTGATAAATAAATGAAGAGAATAATCATCGTTTTTTGTGTTGCAGCTTTCTTCTTTAGCTGTAAATCGAAAAAAGCTATTGTCACCAAAAAAAGAACTGAACGCACCGAGCGTGTTGAACACGTAGAGAGAAACACAGGAACTCCCGCCGAAACGCAAACCATTGAAACCCCAACAACCACAAAGGTTTATGCTAATAATACCGAACGTTACATCGATGAGTACAAAGATGTGGCACAAAACGAAATGCGGTTGTATGGTATTCCGGCAAGTATCACTTTGGCACAGGGTATTTTGGAATCGGGCTCGGGGAGAGGTCGACTTTCAGTTGAAGCCAATAACCATTTCGGTATTAAATGCCATGAATGGACAGGAGCGCGAATTTATCACGATGACGATAAAGACCAAGAATGCTTCCGAAAGTACAAGGATGCCAAATATTCATTCCGAGACCACTCTTTATTTTTAACCGAGCGCAAACGGTATTCGCCACTTTTCAGCTTAAAAAAGGAAGATTATAAAGGTTGGGCTAAAGGGTTAAAAGCCGCTGGATATGCGACCGATAGAAAATATCCCGATAAACTCATCAGTTTGATTGAGCGCTACAATTTGCACGAGTATGATATGGCGGTTTTAGGAAATTCGTACACGCCATATCAGCCCGAAGTAGCCGACAACCAACGGACTACCTACACGGTATCAAAAGGCGATACCTTGTATTCCATTTCAAAAAGATACAATACCACAGTTGAAGAACTTCAAAATTTAAATGGTTTAACAGGCACAACCCTCAGCATTGGACAAGTGCTTTTGGTTAAACCCACATCAAAAAATTAAAATTTTATATGATTTATAAACGAAGCAGTGCATTATTCGCAGAAGCAGAAAAAGTAATTCCCGGTGGTGTAAATTCGCCCGTTAGAGCGTTTAAAGGCGTTGGTGGAACACCGATTTTTATTAAGGAAGCCAAAGGGGCTTATTTGTACGACGAAGATGGTAACCGATTGGTAGATTACATCAATTCTTGGGGGCCGATGATTTTAGGCCACGCTCACAAACCCGTGGTGGATGCGGTAATTGAAAAAGCCAAAAAAGGTACCTCGTTTGGAACACCTACCGAAATCGAAACCAAAATAGCCGAGTTGACGGTATCGATGGTTCCGAATATCGATAAAATACGCTTTGTGAATTCAGGAACCGAGGCCTGTATGAGTGCCGTACGTCTGGCACGCGGTTTTACGGGGAAAGACAAAATAATAAAATTTGCAGGCTGCTACCATGGGCATTCCGATTCGTTTTTAATCCAAGCGGGTAGTGGTGCGAGTACTTTTGGTACGCCCAATAGCCCCGGCGTAACCCAAGGAACAGCCAAAGATACCTTGTTGGCCAGATATAATGATATTAATAATGTAGAGGAAATTATTGAGGCGAATAAGAGTGAAATTGCCTGCATCATTATTGAGCCTGTGGCTGGAAATATGGGGTGTGTACCGCCAATAGAAGGGTTTTTGGAAGGGTTGAGAACCCTTTGTGATGCCAACGATATTTTACTCATATTTGATGAAGTGATGACCGGTTTTAGATTGGCAAAAGGTGGTGCCCAAGAATTATTTGAAGTGAAGGCCGATTTAGTTTGCTTCGGAAAAGTAATTGGTGGCGGATTGCCCGTTGGTGCCTTTGCGGCACGTAACGAAATTATGAACCATTTGGCGCCTTTGGGGCCTGTTTACCAAGCGGGGACATTAAGTGGAAATCCATTAGCTATGGCGGCCGGTTTGGCGATGCTCACCGAGCTGAATACTGATGCGGAGATATTCACTCGTTTGGCTGAAAAAACGGAATATTTACACCGAGGCATAGAAAACGTTTTGAACGAAAATAGGGTGGTGCATACCATTAACCGAACAGGGTCGATGATTTCGGTGCATTTTGATGAAAGGGAAGTGATTGATTTTGATACCGCAGCCAACGGAAATAACGATACTTTTAAAACGTTTTTCCACGGTATGCTGAATCAAGGGGTGTATATCGCGCCAAGTGCATTTGAAACTTGGTTTATAACTGATGCTCTAACTTACGAAGACTTAGATTTTACCATTAACGCTGTAAACGAAGTGGCGAAAACATTGTAGTGTAAAAAGAAAACGCATTTCCAAATACTCGGAAATGCGTTTTTCATCAACAAACTAAACTAAAATCAATCAAATTTTATCTTCGGTGCTCCTTTTTTCTGAAGTCTCTTTTTTTGTCGTCGCTTTTCATTTTCTTTCTGGCTTGCGATTTCTCCCATTTTGCATATTGGTCTTCATTTAAAATCTTTTTCATTTTCGCTTTCATGGCAATTTGGTGGTCTAACTTGGCATTCATTATTTTCAAGCGTTCTTCTTTCGATGGTTTTTCCATGTTGCCGCTTTCCTTTTTCGCTTTATAGGCTTCCATCATTTCCTTGCGCTTTTTGGCGTTTTCAAGGCTTATGTTATAAATGTCGTCCTGTTGCGATTTGTTCAAATCTAAATGCAGGGTCATTTTTTTGGTGTGTAATGTGGCAGCTTCCTCCGGAGAAAGATCGTGCATCAAGTGCATTTTGTCTTTTCTATCCAATTTTTGTGGGCCTTGGGCGTAAGCAACACCTTGTAAGGCTACAAAAGCCACGGCGATAATCATTAACTTTTTCATTTTTATTGTTTTAAAGGTTCTTTCTGCTAATAAGACCGTGGAAAATGAAAAAGGTTTAAGACGATAATTTTTTTAACTTGAAGTTAACAACTTTTCGAAACAGCTGTTATTTGATAAATGGGAAAGACAGCCCGATACCTGTTTGGAAATCGGGTGCATTATTTACCTCAAAATCTTCTTTGATATAAATGGAAAGTTTAAAATTCGGTTTTCCATAGGTATAAACGAAATTCCAGTTTTGAAGGGGGTTGTAAAGTGTGTACACCCCGTTGTGCCAGCCGCCGTTTATTTCTTTCCACTTGCCCGAAAGCTTAAAATACTCGTATTCTTCCCTTTGATTATATCGGGTTTGCGCCTGAAAATTTACCCCGAAGGCATTGTAGTTACCCTTTTTGGTGTACTTGGTAATTTCAAAATGCGACTCTAAAGTGCCTAAATATTTATTGTTACCCAGATCGATGACTTCCTTAAAATTGACGAAGTTTTTTCGGAGTATGTTGGCTCCTATTGCAAAATGGATTTGGTATTGGTTTTTAAGGTTGATTTTTTTAACCGCATTGGCAGAAATTCCAGCATCCATTGATGAATTGAAACGCGATGTGTTTAATCCTAAATGGCTACCAAAATTGATGAAAATATTGTGTTTTTTACTGAAACGAAACTTAGGGTAATAATAATGGCTCAATTCAATGCCTCCTAAAAAGAAATGGTTTTGGCGCAATTCCATGGTGTTTCCGTTACGGTCCAAGTATCTAAAATTAACTTGATTCATGCCGTAATACCGGCGCCCGAAAGGGTCTTCGCCACCAGCAATATTGCTGTGGAACCACTCGATGGCTTCGTCGGAGGTGAAAACTGAAAAAGGATACTTTCCTTTGGTAATCCAATAGTGCCTAAAATTGAGGTTTATTTCGTGCTGTTGGTTAATGGGGATATCAAAATTCAACCTAAATTCCTTTATAACTGCATCAACAACAATGTTCATATAATCGGCTGGCGTGCTTTCTTGATCTATAAAGGTAAAGGGGCGATCGTGCCATTTTATGTTACTTAACCGTTCCCTAACTTCGGGGTCTTTGGGGAAGTAAGCTTCAACATACGGATGGAAATTATTACCGCTAATATGGTCTATGGTAAATGTAGGTTTTTTTGAGGGGGCACTTTTGAAATTGGTATTTAGCCTTGAGCTGAAAATACCAAAATGGTGCGTGGCTAATAGGCTAGGTTTATCGATGCCGTTTTTATAGAAAATACTATCTTTTTCTTGGGCTATAGCTGTTAAGGCAAGTACAGGCAAAAAGAAGAATAATAGGTGTTTTAGCATCGGGTAAAAATACTTAAATATAGATGTCTAGAAGAAAATTTCTTAAAAAAATTAACAAATCGATTTTACTCTTTTAACGAATTTATAAAAGGTAAAGGTGAATGTTAAATATTTCAAAATTACTTTAGTACGTCAAAAATATTGCGTCTATTTGTATAGTTAGTTTAGTTTAGTTAGTGCATTGGAAAATGCAAAAAGTTAAAGTTTAGTTTGTTATTAAAGCCGGTTATTAAAATAACTGGCTTTTTTGTTTTTTGACCAATGGGCAATTGGTTTTTAATCTTTTAATTGTAGACAAAAATGAAAATGCAGTAGTTTGTATAGGTGTTCTTTTTTAAAGGGTTTCGACAGGTAATTGTTCATGCCACTTTCAAGAGCCTGGTCTATTGCCTCCGTGGTGACATTGGCTGATAGCCCAAAAATAATTACGTCCTCGTCTTGTTTTCTTATTTCGCGGGTGGCTTCCCAGCCATCCATCACAGGCATATGGATATCCATAAAAATAAGATGATAAGGTTTTTCTTGAAATTTCTCTAAGGCTAGTTGACCGTTTTTTGCAGCATCTGGTGTAATGCCCAAATCCTCAAGGAATTTTTTGAGAACAATAATATTCAGGTTGTTATCGTCAACAATCAATACGCTTAAGTTAGAGTAATCTACCTTTTGGTTTACGGGTATTTGTTTTTCAACATGCTGCTTGTCGGCCAGTTTAAACAACATATTGAATTTAAACTTTGTGCCTTTGTTTGGGGTGCTTTTTACTTTTATTTTACCGCCCATCATATTGATTAAAACCTTACAGATAGCCAAGCCTAAGCCGCTGCCTTCATACTGTTTTTTCACGCCGTTTTCCACTTGGGTAAACCTGTCGAAAATAGTTTTTAAGCGGTCTTTTGGTATGCCAATACCAGTATCTTTTATGGTAACATGTACACGTAATTCGTTTTCACCTACTAGGTCTTCGCTATAATTTACGGTTACACCACCAGTGTTTGTAAACTTTAAGCCGTTTTTAACAATGTTGTTTATTACTTGGATGAACTTGCTTTCATCTCCAATAACATTTAGTCCGCGAACATTTTTAAAATTTGATTTGAGGTAAAGGTTCTTCTTGACAAAAATAAATTGATTAACTTCAATAAGCTCTTTTATTTTTTCAAGCGGATTGAAATTGGTTTCGACCAACTCGGTTTTGCCCGACTCTATCTTTTCGATGTCTAAAATATCGTTGATAATATTTAGCAGGTTGTTGGAAGATTTTTCCATTAAGTCTAAATATTCTCTATCTGTTTTGTTGAGTTTGCTGTCTTTTAACAATTCAATAAAACCAAGCACGGCATGCAGTGGCGTTCTTATTTCGTGGCTCATATTGGCCAAGAATTCAGATTTGGCCTTCGAAGCTTTCTCGGCCCGATTCCGTTCATTGTTGAGTTTTTCGTTGGTGTTTAAGAGCATGGCGTTAGACTGCAAAGCGAGTTTTGTGCCCTCGCGAGCTCTTAAATAAAAATTGATAAGCAAACTGGTTAGAATACAAAAAAGGACGCCAACGCCCAAGGCTATGTGGGTAATAAGCCTGTTTTCTGATAGGTAAAGTTCATTGCTGGGTGTTACTTTTAAACGCCAACTTTGGTTATCTAAAGAATCAACTAAAATACTGTCTTCGTAAAATAATTTTTTCTCTGTTAAGAGTTTGTCTTGCGTATTTAGGGAGTAAAAAAGGTTCGATTCATGATCCCAAAGTTCAATGGCATATTGGTCTTCCAAACTGGTAGCTAGCTTATCGAACTTTTCTGTGAAGTCTACGCCGCCAGTAATGGTGCCTTGAAATGTGTTGTCGAAATTTACTGAAAAATCAACTAAAAAAGCTTGTCCGCTTTGAGTTAGCTCAGACCATGGCGTTACATTGGGGATGTCTGTAAATCGGTGGCTTAACCATTCGTCTTTACGGTAACCGATATTAGAAATATCTAAATTTAAAGCCCCTTCATTTCCCTTTAATGGCATGATTTTTCGAATAACCATGGTGCTGTCAATCCATTCTAAAAATTTAAACGACGGATTTTGTTTTAGCAGCATTCTAGCATCTTGTTCCCAATGATCCAGATACATGCCGTCGGTAAATTCAATCCTATTTTTTAGATTATGTATTTGTGCAAAATCTGCCTTAACAATGTTGGTAAACTCTTTAAAAACAAGTTTTCCAGTTTGAATGACGTTTTCTTCAATTAACCGGTTACTGTTGATTAGAGCTTTGTTCCAAACTAGAATTACAATGAGCACCGTAATGGTGAAAGATGCTATTGGAAATAGAACAACTTTTTTTTTAAGTTTGCTTAACATTGCATTTAGTTAGTGCTATTATTAGAGAGAGGTGCAATATCATTTTGATTTAAGCCACGTTTAAAGGGTTAGTTTTGCATCGAAGTTATTAATATTTTTAGAATTAATAAAATTTTCATTTTTTGGATGCGGTTGTAGATTTTAAAACACATTAAATCACACCAACAAACAATCCATTATCGGTCTTTTCAACTTTGGCTAAATTGTTTTTAGTGAGCTCTTTAATGGTTTTGTCCCATTTTTTATTTGAAAGTCCCGATTGCGTTTTTAAATCGATAAGTTCCAGTTTTTCAGCTTTTTTCAAAATTTCAAAAACGGCTTTGGCATCTTCACTAACGGCAACGGCTTTTTTCTCCGGACGCATTTGCGGGAAGAATAATACCTCTTGAATAGATTGGTTGTTGGTTAAAAACATGATTAAACGATCCATTCCAATACCCATACCTGATGTTGGTGGCATACCATATTCCAAAGCACGTAAGAAATCGTGATCTATAAATTCGGTAGCTTCGTCGTCACCTTTGGCAGCCAGTTTTAATTGGTGCTCAAAACGCTCACGTTGGTCGATAGGGTCGTTCAATTCGGAATATGCATTGGCAATCTCCTTACCGCAAACCATCAGTTCGAAACGTTCGGTCAATTCTGGATTATCGCGGTGCTCTTTACACAACGGACTCATTTCTTTTGGGTAGTCGGTAATAAAAGTAGGCTGGATGTAGTTACCCTCACATTTTTCACCAAAAATCTCATCGATTAACTTGCCTTTACCCATGGTGTTATCAACTTCAACACCTAAATCTATAGCCGCTTGGCGTATTTCGGCCTCGCTTTTTCCGGTAATATCGAATCCAGTAAATTCCTTAATGGAATCGGCCATGGTTACGCGGGCGTAAGGTGCTTTAAAATCTATGTCGTGTTCACCAAATTTTACTTTTGTAGTGCCGTTAACGGCAGTGGCGCAGTGTTCTAACAGGCGTTCGCAGAAGTCCATCATCCAGTTGTAGTCTTTATAGGCTACATAAATTTCCATGGCAGTAAACTCTGGGTTATGGGTGCGATCCATCCCTTCGTTTCTGAAGTTTTTAGAAAATTCATAAACGCCCTCAAATCCACCAACAATCAATCTTTTTAGGTAAAGTTCGTTAGCAATTCGCATGTACAAAGGTACATCCAAAGCATTGTGGTGCGTAACAAATGGACGCGCCGCTGCACCACCAGGAATAGGCTGCAAAACGGGAGTTTCTACCTCAAAATAACCAGCATCGTTAAAAAACTGACGCATGGCATTAAATAATTTGGTGCGCTTTACAAATACGTTTTTTACCTGTGGATTCACCACTAAGTCAGCATAGCGCTGTCTGTAGCGTTGCTCGGGGTCGGTAAAGGCATCGTAAACCTTGCCGTCTTTTTCTTTTGGAACAGGTAATGGTTTTAAGGCTTTACTCAATAAGGTAAAATCTTTAACGTTAATGGTTTTTTCGCCCACTTTAGTAGTGAACAATTCGCCTTCAATGCCAATAAAATCACCGAAATCCAATAGCTTTTTAAATACGTCGTTGTATTTGGTTTTGTCTTCTCCGGGGCAAATCTCGTCTCGGTTAAAGTACACTTGAATTTTCCCTTCGCCATCCTGCAACTGGGCAAAACTCGCTTTTCCTTGAACTCGAACCATCATCAATCGGCCTGCAGCTACTACCTTTTTACCTTCCTCAAACTGTTCCTTAACCTGTTTGGAGGTGTGGGTTACAGGGTATAAATCGGCTGGGTAAGGATTGATACCCAACTCACGAAGTTTTTTTAACTTGTCTCTTCTTACTAATTCTTGTTCTGAAAGCTGCATGCTAATTTTTAATTTTGAGTTTGGCCCTTTTCGAGCGAGTGCAAAATTACGTTATTTTCAAAAAAGTAGCACATAAGTTACTAGGAGATTTTGGGCGCCATACAACATTGCCAAACTTTATGCGGCTTAAATTGTAACAAAAGAATGGTTTTCCCGTCGAATAGGCCATATCATCAATCATCAAAATAAAATAGAATATGAGTTTTTGGAGAGTTCTGCTTTCAATTATATGTCCGCCATTAGCCGTTTTAGATAAAGGTTGTGGCTCCATCATTATCGTGTTTTTACTGTGGCTTTGCGGCTGGGTGCCCGGAGTGATTGCCGCACTTGTAATACTGAATAACCCAAAAAATTAGTTTCAGGGGGTAAAAATTTCTTCTGAAATACTAAACAAAAATCCCGTTTCAATTACTTTGTGCCTTTGTGCCTTTGCGAGAATAAAATCGTAATTTTGCAGCTTATGAATAAAAAGGTTCAACTGCAGGATTTAGGATTTAAGGATTACAAACAAACTTGGGATTACCAAGAGCAACTGTTTAAGGGCATTGTTGACGCCAAAATTAAAAATAGGCGTGAAGAAACCGACTTTGAAACCAACAACTACTTTTTGTTTGTTGAGCATCCGCATGTGTACACTTTGGGGAAAAGCGGCGATTTGTCCAATTTATTACTGAATGAATCACAGCTCACCGAAAAAGGGGCGACCTTTTATAAAATAAACCGCGGTGGCGATATTACTTACCACGGGCCCGGGCAAATTGTTGGCTATCCTATTTTGGATCTCGACAATTTTTTTACCGATATACACAAATACCTGCGTTTGCTTGAGGAAATGATTATTTTAACCTTGGCCGAATACGGTTTAAAAGCCGAGCGCAGCGATGGTGAAACCGGTGTTTGGTTGGATGTAGGCACACCCTTTGCCCGTAAAATATGTGCCATGGGCGTTCGCGCCAGTCGGTGGGTAACCATGCACGGTTTTGCGCTTAATGTGAATGCCGATTTGGGCTATTTCGATAATATTATTCCTTGTGGTATTCGTGGTAAAGCGGTGACTTCGCTAAACGTGGAACTTGGCAAAAAAGAAGTTGACGAAACAGAAGTAAAAGACAAACTACTCAAACATTTTTCTGAACTTTTTGAGGCGGAGTTTGTTGCGAAATAGACTGTTGTTTTATGGGGTTTTGCTTATTTTTAACCGATAACTATTCCATTTAAATGAGCACCAACAAGCATTATTTTGAAACCAACAGGCAAACCTGGAACCAAAAAGTAAAGGTGCATGCCCAAAGCGATATGTACAACCTCGAAGCTTTTAAGCAAGGAAAATCGTCATTGATGCGGTATGAACTGGAAGCCTTGGGGAATGTTAACGGAAAATCGCTATTGCATTTGCAATGCCATTTTGGTCAAGATACATTGAGTTGGAGCCGAATGGGCGCAACCTGCACGGGCGTCGATATCAGCGACGAGGGCATCCAACTGGCGAAACAACTCAATGACGAACTGCAACAAAATGCCCAATTTGTATGTTGTAACGTGTTAGATACCTCAAAATTTGTGACCGAACAATTCGATATCGTTTTTACCAGTTATGGCGTTATCGGTTGGTTGCCCGATTTAAAACCATGGGGCAAAATGATTGCCGAACGCTTAAAAACGGGCGGCACATTTTTTATGGCCGAATTCCATCCCATAGTTTGGATGTTCGATTATTAAGGCGACACACCAAAAATGCAATACGGTTATATGCAAAACGATGTCATTTACGAAGAATACCAAGGTACTTATGCCGACGAAAACGCCGAGATAACCAGTAAAGAATACGGTTGGAACCACGGCCTTGGTGAAGTTATTAATGCATTGACCGAAGCAGGGCTGCACATAGACTATTTAAACGAATACAACGAAAGCCCGTATGATGTTTTGCCCAATTTAACCGAAACCGAAAACGGTATGTTTGTAACAAAAGACCAATTGTACCCTTTGATTTTTACGGTAAAGGCGACGAAATTGTGATGCGTTTATAAAACAACAAACGCCCTTAAAATGGACGTTTTTATATCATGTTTTTACAAAATTATGGGCTTGTGCAGAGAGATTTGCTGTTTTTGGTAAAATGATTTAATTGTCTTTCACTTGTTCGTCTATAATTTCTTTAAAAGTTTCTAATTTATTAATTGACATAATAAGCCTTTGAAATTCTTTATTTGAAATAAAGATTATTTTTCTAACATCATTTGATTCTCTTATGGCCTCTAAGTAAGTATTTCTTGTTAAGTAACCTGTTGTTGCAAT from Tamlana crocina includes:
- a CDS encoding DUF4136 domain-containing protein yields the protein MKNLLKTLPILVLLMVITSCSSIRTAADYDKNATFNDYKTFAFFKTGIDKAEISDLDKRRILRAIEAELLAKGFTKSENPDLLVSLFTKSQQRVDVYNNAWGYGAWGWGGWGPWGGFGPGWGWGWNQPTTSVSTEGTLYIDLIDADKKELIWQGMGSGYLSRNMEKKEERIKEFVSEIMQKYPPEMQK
- a CDS encoding DUF5522 domain-containing protein, which encodes MKKIVPIEEGDYYLTPEGYRCFTEQYHLKRGYCCESGCRHCPYGYDRKTNTQKP
- a CDS encoding pyridoxal-phosphate dependent enzyme; translated protein: MEFSLQNSVNQQIFLPKEKEIELFVKREDRIHPFVSGNKYRKLKYNLIEAKNQGFKTLLTFGGAFSNHIAAVASAGSGLGFNTIGIIRGEELGDKINDNPTLKFAQQNGMQFKFVPRDVYRNKNAEAFINELKDEFGAFYTIPEGGTNALAVKGCQEILNEADGQFDYICCAVGTGGTISGLINGMKPGQHVLGFPALKGQFLQEDISKFAINSQWELITDYHFGGYAKINAELVAFINQFKAQNQVLLDPVYTGKMLFGIFDLIEKSYFPKGTKILAIHTGGLQGIDGMNQLLKKKNLPIIDK
- a CDS encoding glucosaminidase domain-containing protein, whose translation is MKRIIIVFCVAAFFFSCKSKKAIVTKKRTERTERVEHVERNTGTPAETQTIETPTTTKVYANNTERYIDEYKDVAQNEMRLYGIPASITLAQGILESGSGRGRLSVEANNHFGIKCHEWTGARIYHDDDKDQECFRKYKDAKYSFRDHSLFLTERKRYSPLFSLKKEDYKGWAKGLKAAGYATDRKYPDKLISLIERYNLHEYDMAVLGNSYTPYQPEVADNQRTTYTVSKGDTLYSISKRYNTTVEELQNLNGLTGTTLSIGQVLLVKPTSKN
- the hemL gene encoding glutamate-1-semialdehyde 2,1-aminomutase, which codes for MIYKRSSALFAEAEKVIPGGVNSPVRAFKGVGGTPIFIKEAKGAYLYDEDGNRLVDYINSWGPMILGHAHKPVVDAVIEKAKKGTSFGTPTEIETKIAELTVSMVPNIDKIRFVNSGTEACMSAVRLARGFTGKDKIIKFAGCYHGHSDSFLIQAGSGASTFGTPNSPGVTQGTAKDTLLARYNDINNVEEIIEANKSEIACIIIEPVAGNMGCVPPIEGFLEGLRTLCDANDILLIFDEVMTGFRLAKGGAQELFEVKADLVCFGKVIGGGLPVGAFAARNEIMNHLAPLGPVYQAGTLSGNPLAMAAGLAMLTELNTDAEIFTRLAEKTEYLHRGIENVLNENRVVHTINRTGSMISVHFDEREVIDFDTAANGNNDTFKTFFHGMLNQGVYIAPSAFETWFITDALTYEDLDFTINAVNEVAKTL
- a CDS encoding response regulator, whose protein sequence is MLSKLKKKVVLFPIASFTITVLIVILVWNKALINSNRLIEENVIQTGKLVFKEFTNIVKADFAQIHNLKNRIEFTDGMYLDHWEQDARMLLKQNPSFKFLEWIDSTMVIRKIMPLKGNEGALNLDISNIGYRKDEWLSHRFTDIPNVTPWSELTQSGQAFLVDFSVNFDNTFQGTITGGVDFTEKFDKLATSLEDQYAIELWDHESNLFYSLNTQDKLLTEKKLFYEDSILVDSLDNQSWRLKVTPSNELYLSENRLITHIALGVGVLFCILTSLLINFYLRAREGTKLALQSNAMLLNTNEKLNNERNRAEKASKAKSEFLANMSHEIRTPLHAVLGFIELLKDSKLNKTDREYLDLMEKSSNNLLNIINDILDIEKIESGKTELVETNFNPLEKIKELIEVNQFIFVKKNLYLKSNFKNVRGLNVIGDESKFIQVINNIVKNGLKFTNTGGVTVNYSEDLVGENELRVHVTIKDTGIGIPKDRLKTIFDRFTQVENGVKKQYEGSGLGLAICKVLINMMGGKIKVKSTPNKGTKFKFNMLFKLADKQHVEKQIPVNQKVDYSNLSVLIVDDNNLNIIVLKKFLEDLGITPDAAKNGQLALEKFQEKPYHLIFMDIHMPVMDGWEATREIRKQDEDVIIFGLSANVTTEAIDQALESGMNNYLSKPFKKEHLYKLLHFHFCLQLKD
- the lysS gene encoding lysine--tRNA ligase; translated protein: MQLSEQELVRRDKLKKLRELGINPYPADLYPVTHTSKQVKEQFEEGKKVVAAGRLMMVRVQGKASFAQLQDGEGKIQVYFNRDEICPGEDKTKYNDVFKKLLDFGDFIGIEGELFTTKVGEKTINVKDFTLLSKALKPLPVPKEKDGKVYDAFTDPEQRYRQRYADLVVNPQVKNVFVKRTKLFNAMRQFFNDAGYFEVETPVLQPIPGGAAARPFVTHHNALDVPLYMRIANELYLKRLIVGGFEGVYEFSKNFRNEGMDRTHNPEFTAMEIYVAYKDYNWMMDFCERLLEHCATAVNGTTKVKFGEHDIDFKAPYARVTMADSIKEFTGFDITGKSEAEIRQAAIDLGVEVDNTMGKGKLIDEIFGEKCEGNYIQPTFITDYPKEMSPLCKEHRDNPELTERFELMVCGKEIANAYSELNDPIDQRERFEHQLKLAAKGDDEATEFIDHDFLRALEYGMPPTSGMGIGMDRLIMFLTNNQSIQEVLFFPQMRPEKKAVAVSEDAKAVFEILKKAEKLELIDLKTQSGLSNKKWDKTIKELTKNNLAKVEKTDNGLFVGVI
- a CDS encoding YqaE/Pmp3 family membrane protein translates to MSFWRVLLSIICPPLAVLDKGCGSIIIVFLLWLCGWVPGVIAALVILNNPKN
- the lipB gene encoding lipoyl(octanoyl) transferase LipB, coding for MNKKVQLQDLGFKDYKQTWDYQEQLFKGIVDAKIKNRREETDFETNNYFLFVEHPHVYTLGKSGDLSNLLLNESQLTEKGATFYKINRGGDITYHGPGQIVGYPILDLDNFFTDIHKYLRLLEEMIILTLAEYGLKAERSDGETGVWLDVGTPFARKICAMGVRASRWVTMHGFALNVNADLGYFDNIIPCGIRGKAVTSLNVELGKKEVDETEVKDKLLKHFSELFEAEFVAK